The genomic stretch CCTTAGCCTCAACCTAAACTTTTCTTAAAACTTTCCAGCACCCAGCTTGATAACCTATTTGCATTTCACTTGAACCCTGGAATCTTTGAACCCTAACAGGATCACCGACTTTTAGGTGATCCTTAGTTTATCGACGGCTGCTGCGGGACCTCATCCACAGCTATTTCTATTGGAATATCGGCTTTCTTGAAGAGACATTCCCCTTCCGCCAGGATCAACGCATGGGACAGCACTTCATCCATATGCTCCACCGGGATGATCTCCACCTGCTTGGTTATCGAGGCCGGAATGTCTTTGAGGTCTTTTTCGTTTTCTTTGGGAATAATGACCTTTTTGATGCCGCCGCGGTGAGCCGCCAGAATTTTTTCCTTTAAACCGCCGATGGGCAGTACCCGCCCCCGCAAGGTGATCTCCCCTGTCATGGCCGTGTCGCGATAGACCGGACGTTTGGTGATGGCCGACACAAGGGAGGTGCACATGGAAATTCCGGCCGAAGGACCGTCTTTGGGGATGGCCCCCTCCGGGATGTGAATGTGCAGATCATTTTTTCTATAAAACTTTTCATCGATGGAAAAACAGTCGGATCGCGACCGCACATAACTCAAAGCGGCCCGAGCCGACTCCTTCATGACGTCCCCCAGTTTGCCGGTCACGTTCAGTTCCCCTTTTCCGGGCATTACCAGGGTTTCAACGCAAAGAAGCTCGCCGCCCACCTGTGTCCAGGCAAGCCCGGTCACCATCCCGATCTGGTCTTTTTCCTCAATCTGCCCGTAACGGAACCGCGGTGGCCCCAGGTATTTGGCTATCGACCGGGCGGTAACCGTAAACGCATCCGTTTCTTTGTTTTTGAGAACCTCCCGGGCAATCTTGCGACAGATGGAAGAGATCTCCCGTTCCAGGTTGCGAACACCGGCTTCCCGGGTATAGCGCTGAATAATGGTTAAAATTGCATTTTTGGAAAATTCGACATTCTTGCCTTCCAGACCGTTCATCTTAATCTGCTTGCGGACCAGGAAACCCCGGGCGATATGGTATTTCTCAAACTCCGTGTACCCCGGCAGCCGGATGACCTCCATGCGGTCCTGAAGCGGCAGCGGTATGTCCGGCAGCGTGTTGGCGGTTGTGACAAACAAAATGTCCGAAAGATCATAATCAACGTCGAGGTAATGATCGTTAAAGCTGTTGTTCTGTTCCGGGTCCAGCACTTCCAGCAGCGCCGCCGATGGATCGCCCCGGAAATCCATGCTCATTTTGTCGACCTCGTCCAGACAGAACACGGGATTGTTCACCCCGGCCTTTTTCAGGGACTGGATGATTTTGCCCGGCATCGCACCGATGTAGGTGCGCCGGTGCCCCCGGATTTCGGCCTCATCCCGAACGCCTCCCAGGGAAAGCCGTACGAATTTCCGGCCGGTGGCCCGGGATATGGACTTGGCCAGGGAGGTTTTACCCACCCCCGGCGGCCCCACAAAGCAGAGAATCGGCCCCCGTACTTTATTAATGAGTGTCTGCACGGCCAGATATTCGAGGATGCGCTCTTTTGGTTTTTCAAGGCCGTAATGATCTTCGTCCAGGATCTTTTCGGCCGCATCGATATTGCCACTGACCTCGCTCATCTCCAGCC from Desulfobacterales bacterium encodes the following:
- the lon gene encoding endopeptidase La codes for the protein MINMPKILKPDGPESARLLYPLLPLRDIVVFPHMVAPLFVGRDKSVNALADAMNNDKSVFLATQKKAKVDNPSEKDISMVGTIGNVLQLLKLPDGTVKALVEGKSRARIVRFVPNSEFFQVEVEPVIESEMSAAEGVALSRAILKSFEEYSKLNKNISKDLIRNVSAISDASQLADTIAAQFSFKIEDKQRLLETVPLDERLSLLLTLMKMEIDIFRMDQRIRERVKEQMEKTQRQYYLNEQMRAIKKEMGADEEAGDELKELEERINQKKMSEEATEKVKQELKKLKLMTPMSAEATVVRNYIDWLISLPWLEMSEVSGNIDAAEKILDEDHYGLEKPKERILEYLAVQTLINKVRGPILCFVGPPGVGKTSLAKSISRATGRKFVRLSLGGVRDEAEIRGHRRTYIGAMPGKIIQSLKKAGVNNPVFCLDEVDKMSMDFRGDPSAALLEVLDPEQNNSFNDHYLDVDYDLSDILFVTTANTLPDIPLPLQDRMEVIRLPGYTEFEKYHIARGFLVRKQIKMNGLEGKNVEFSKNAILTIIQRYTREAGVRNLEREISSICRKIAREVLKNKETDAFTVTARSIAKYLGPPRFRYGQIEEKDQIGMVTGLAWTQVGGELLCVETLVMPGKGELNVTGKLGDVMKESARAALSYVRSRSDCFSIDEKFYRKNDLHIHIPEGAIPKDGPSAGISMCTSLVSAITKRPVYRDTAMTGEITLRGRVLPIGGLKEKILAAHRGGIKKVIIPKENEKDLKDIPASITKQVEIIPVEHMDEVLSHALILAEGECLFKKADIPIEIAVDEVPQQPSIN